The genomic region TTTTTCCGGGTTGTTCAGCATCTCGAGCCGGAGCGCCACGAGCCCTCCCTCCTCGGCGCCGATCTGGTTCAGGATGTCCGTGGCGACCCCCTTCACCTCCCGGATGGCCGGGTTGTCCCCGGGGTCGACCTCGATGTTCCGGGTCAGCTCCACCGTGTTCTTGAGCCGCTCCTTCAGGGGGGCGATCTTGAACTTGTTCTTCACCAGCTCCAGGTCGCTAAGGATTATGTTGATGTCCTTCAGGCGGCTTTGCAGGGTGAGGAGCTTCTTGATGCTGCTGTTGACCTGCAGGTTAGCCGACTGCGAGGTGTTGATGGCCGACAGCGCGCTGTTTCCCATCTGGCTGATCTGCTTGCGCATCCCGCTCACGCTCGCCTCCGCCTTTTGCAGCTCGGAATTGACCGTCGCGATCTCGTTTTTGAAGAGCGTCATGTCCTTTAGCCTTTGGGAAGCAACCTGCACCACGGTCTTCTCGATCTCCCTGAGCACGTCGGTGTCGACCCCGCTCGACGCGGCGCCTCCCTTTAGCATCTCCTCATTCAGGGTCTCCATCCGCTTGATCCGGGTGGTGATGGTCTCCGACAGCCGCGCCACCTCTGCGGGCTCCGCGGACATCTCAAGCCGCATGAAGTCGGCGGAGACCTTTTCCACCGTCTGCTGCAGTTCCAGCATCTTCAGGTGCAAGGGGGTCGACTTGCCGGTCAGGATCTCTATGCTCGACTTCACCTTGCCGATGGAGAAAAGGCCGATGCCTGCTATGACTGAGATTCCCACGATGGTCAGCGCGATATTGCCCAGCAGCTTGCTTTTGACGGTCATTGCCACGCCCCCGGATAATTGATTTCGAGTCCCAGCGAAAACCGGCGCCAGACTGTGGAGCCTGGCACCGGTCCCCGGATCCATCTCGGTACTTGCCTGCGGCTTAAGCTACTTCGCCTTCAGGGAGACCAGCTTGCTGTCCTTTACCACCTGCAGGAACACGTTGTCCTGCCCCTGGTGGTCGCCGGGGGAGAAGCTCAGCTTGATCCCCCCCATGTCGGCCCCCTTCATGCTCTCGTAGGCGTCGAGGAATGCGGCCTGCGTTGGCGGGTTCCCTGCCTTCTCCAGCGCCATGACGATAGATTTTGCGGCCATGCATCCTTCCATGCTCACCGTGTTGAACCCGACATCCTCCGGGCTCTTCGCGATCGCCTCCCTGCATTCCTTGGTGATGGGCAGAGACAGGTCGTCCAGCTCCGGCACCACCTGGGTCATGATGATCCCCTCTGCCGCTGGGCCGGCGGCCTTGACCAGGTTGTAGCCGCCGGCGAAGGAGCCGGAGGCCAGATGCGCCGTGACCCCTTCCTTTCTGGCCAGCTTGATGAATTCCGCACCCGGCTGGTACACCGCCCCGACGATGATGGCATCGGGTTTCCCCGCCATGATGCTGGCAAGCCCCGCGGTGACCGCTACGGTCCTCCTTTCGAAGGAGCCCTTGGAGACGACGCTCAGGCCGTGGCGCTTGACCGCGTTCTCGGTGGAGGTGAGGATGTCGGTGCCGAGGCCGTCGTTCTGGTAGAAGACCGAGAAGCGCTTGGCCCCCTGCTGCACCAGCTGGTCGACGATCTTGTCCACCTCCTGCTGGTAGCTCGCCCTGATATGGATCACCTCTTTCAGCACCGGCTTGCGCAGCTCGCTTGCGCCGGTGCGCGGGTTGATGTAGGGGAGCTTGTACTCCTTGACCACGGGAAGGCTCGCGACGCAGTTGGAAGTCCCCACCGAGCCGACCACGGCGAAGACCTTCTGCTTCTCGATCAGGTTCAAGAGCCCGTCGATGGTCTTGTCGGTGACCATCTGGTCGTCGACGGCAACCAGCTCGAGCTTCCTGCCGTTGACCCCACCCTTCTCGTTGACGGCCTTGAAGTAGGCCTCGACGCCGACCTTCATCCCACGTCCGGACCCTTTGTTGGCGCCGGTCTGGTCGTTCACCATGCCGATCTTGATCACTCTCCCGGCGGGTTCCGCGGCCTGCGCGGCCGGGGCGGCCATCATCAGCATCATGGTCAGGAAAATCCCCTTCTTCATGACATCCTCCTTTGTTTTTGTTAGGGCGTGTTGGGGCGCGGCATCGCCTGGGCCGCCACGCCACGCTTTCAATGAACGGGCCGGCTGGTGCCTCCAATTAAAAACTGCAAAATAATACACGCTAATTATTTGGTTGGCAAGAGGGGCGTGGCCTTCTCATGCCTTCGGCGTATGCGCAGTTCCTCAGGGGGCTTTCGCAGCTGATGAGGGGAGCGATGAGGTAGGGGGGGATCGGGAGCTGCTGGCGGGGCGGGTGGCTTTTCATGAACAAAAAAAGCCTGCGCAGGGCAGGCTTCCAATGAACGGCGAATTTCGGTGACGGAACAAGGGTGGGCTAGCCGAAGATCCTCTTGAAAAGCCCCTTCTTCTCGGCTTCGCGCCTCTCCCTGATCAGGCGCATCCCCCCAAGGGCATGCTGCTCCTGCGGGTTCAGCTTGAGCGCCTTCTGGAATTCCCCCTCGGCGAGCCCGTCCCTACCTTCGTCCAAGAGCATCCAGCCGCGGAAAGCGAAGGCCTCGGCGCTGCGCCCCATCTGCAGGCTCTTGGAGAGCAGCATGCGGCACTTCTCCAGCGCGACCTGGGAGCCGTGGTTGGCGGGGTTCTTGTAGATGGACCAGGCGAGGTAGGCGCTGGTCTGGGAGTCCTGGGCGTCGAGGGTGTAGGCGTCCTGCAGGGCGCGCTCGGCGTTGTTGTAGTCCTCCATCTCCAGGAAGACCTTTCCGGACTGGAACTGTATCCGCGCCTGGAGCGCGTCGTCCTGGCGCCCGGCGAGGCCGATCACGTTGGCGTTCAGCATCTCGTCGTAGCGCTCCTTGGCGATGACGCTGGAGAGTGTGTTGTAGGCGTTGGCGTAGTGGGAAAGGACGTCCTGGGCGCGGGAGAGGGTGTCGCCGGAAAGCTGCATGAACTTTTCCGGTGAGTACTGGCGCGTCTTCGAAAAGTAGGAGTCCTTCAGGCTCGCGAAGCTGAAGTTCCCCTGGGTGAGCCCGAAGATCTCGTAGTAGTTTTTGTTCTGGATGGCGGCGTAATCGCGCTGGACTTCCTGCTCGAAATCGATCTCGCTTGCCGAAAGCGGCGCGGCCATGCCGGTGTCGCCCACAGCGAGGTCGATGGAGTCTGAAACCTCGTCCACCAGGTCGTCGAAGCTCATGGCCTGGACCTCGACCTCGACCACTTCTTCGATCGGGCGGTTGAAGAGCATCTTCTGGGGAAAACCGGTATCGAGGTCCTCTCCCGGTTCCAGGGCGAGGTTGACCATCCCCATGCGCACCAGGAAGTCGAGGAACCATGCCTGTCGCGCGGTTCCCCCAGGGACGAAAATCTCCCGGACCTTTTTCCCCTGCCCCAACTGTTCCAGTATCCCGATCTCCTCGGGGCCCAGCCCGAGCAGGTTCGCCAGGCGGTAGTACTGCTGCGTTCTCAAGGGGTAGAGGGGAGCGGCTTTTTCCAGGAAGCTGCCAGCGGCAAAACGGTCGCTCCCCTGCTTCGCCGCCTGGTGGAGCAGGCGCGGCAAACAAAGAGGGGTGAGCGGGGGCTCGATGGCCCCAAGGTCCGGGAGAAATTGCGGTGGCTGGTTCTGCAGCACCGCCTCGATCAGGATCCGGGAGAGGAACAGGCGCGATTGCTCCTGCAGTTCGTCGTAGCTCAAAAGGCCAGCCTCGCAAAGCGGCAGCTTGCCCGGGCGGCTGAGAGGGTATTTCTCCAGGTCGCTGCGCAGAAGGTGCCCCTCCGCCACCAGGAACGGGACGAACCGCGGTGAGGAGAACGAGGCGGGCTCGCCGGCGAGAAGGACGACGCGCGTTCCCCCTCCCAGCTGGAGCACGCCGCTTTTGCCGTTATGGTAGAGGTCGAGAAGCATGGAGAACAACTCCCTTTTGACAGGCGGCGGGGCGAGAGCTCCCTTTACCGCCTCCAGAAACGCCTCTTTTCCGAAAGGTTTTTCCAGGTAGGCCTTCACCCCGAGTTTGGCGGCTGCCCGGGCGTAACCCTCGCCGCGGAAGACGCCGGTCATGATGATCACCGGGAGCTCCTTCAGCTCCGGGTTCCTGCGCACCCGCTGCAGCAGTTCCACCCCGTTCATGGCGCCCAGTTTCAGGTCCAGGACCAGCAGGTCGATCTTTTCCTGGCCCAAGAGAAGAAGCGCACCTTCGGCGTCCGCCAAGCTGCGCACCTCGTGGCCGAGCGATTCGAGGAAGGTTTGCAGCATCCCGGCCAAGCGGGCGTTGTCCTCGACCAGAAGGATGCGCCGCTTCACCTGGTCCCTCTCTGGGCCGCAGCCGGCGCCTTCAGGTACTTGTTCACCGCATAGTTGTGGGAAGCAAGATCCCGCGAGAACTGATGGCTGCCGTCGCCGCGACCCACGAAGTAGAGGTAGGGGACGGTGGGCGGGTCCAGCACGGCTTCGATGGCATCCTTGCCGGGGTTGCCGATCGGGCCCGGGGGGAGTGCGGGTATCTGGTAGGTGTTGTATGGGGTCTGCTTCATGATGTCGTCGCGGGAAACCTTCCCGGCGAAGGCGCGCACGCCGTAAAGTGCCGTAGGGTCGCTTTGCAGCCGCATCCCGAGCTTGAGCCGGTTCTGGAACACGGCGGCGATCAGCGGCTTCTCCGCCGGCAGTACCGCTTCCTTTTCCACCATGGAGGCAAGGGTCAAAAGTTCGTTCTCCGTAAGCCCGCGGACCTTCAAACGGTCTCTCACCTCGTCCTTTAGGTACTTCTGCTGCCGCAGGATCATCTCGCGCACCACCTCCTGCTCCGTTTTTCCGGGAAGGATGTTGTAGCTGCCGGGAAAGAGGTACCCCTCGGCGCTGGGAGCCTGAATGCCCAGTTCGGAAAGCATCGCGCCGTCGCGGCAGGCCGCTAGGAATTTTTCCTTCGTGAAGATGCCGCGTTTCTCCAGCATCTCGGCCGCCTGGAAGCTCGAATACCCCTGCGGGAGCGCGAAGAGGCGCTGGTAGATCTCCCCTGTGAGCATCATGGAGAGGATCCGGCCCGGCCGCATCCCGTCGTCGAAAAGGTAGAACCCGGCCTTGACACGGGAGTCCCCCCCCATGAGGCGGGCGTACAGCGTGAAGAGCCGGCCGCTGGAAAGGATGCCACGGCGCTCCAGCTCCTGCGCCACGGCGCGCAGAGGGCGCCCCTTGCCGAGTTCGACGATTTCAGCCCGTCTGCCGTCGCCTGCCGGCAGGGACAGGAACAGGGCGAAACGGGAGGCGGGCAGCAGTACGACTGTAACAAGCAACACAATGAGCAACTTGCGGTGCGTCTTGAGGGCGTTTGTCAGGCTGGAAGGTACGATGGCGCTTATCCTATGTAAAAACGGGGTATTGCTGATTCAGAGACTAGGTTTAGGGGAAATCTCCAACTGTGTCAAGGGCAAATCCCTGAACGGAAAGGAGCGACATTATACATTTCTATAATTTAATAATATTTTTTTTAAAGACAGTCCGGGTATTCCAATGTATCATATCTGACTGTCCCGCCTGGCCGGGACCCGACCACTACCATACTGAGGCCACGAGGTGTCCGATGAAGCAGAGGTTTATTAACCCCGACTACTTCCCCTTCCAGATACAGATCTCGGCAGACTGCGGCGAAAGGATAGAGCTGCGCGCCCTGTTCGAGGAGCTGGGGGATGTGCCCGGCATCATCTACGCCAGGCGCATCGCGGCCAAGCTGAACCGACGGCTGGCTCCGCAGGAAACACCGGTCCAGCCCGGCCTTTTGCACCTCTACTCTATCCTGAGCCGGGTCTACCGTTACGTGCTCGGCCAGTACTGCTCCAAACAGCAGCCGGGCGTACTGACGGCGCTGATGGCGGAGGCGGGCTACCCCGAGTTCTCGGGAGAAGCCGGCCGTGCCCTTTACCGTTTCATGGAGCTCTTCCCCTCCCGGCAGATGGTCCTGGGGAACCAGACCCCTGAAGGGCATCTCGCGGAGGACGGAGACGACCTGGCGCTCCGCCAGGCTCTGACCGCGGAGCTGCTCCTCATGCTCCTGAACGGGGAGAACCGGGCCTTGAACCAGTTCCGGCGCATCTTCGACGCGTCCGAGCTCGCCTCCTCCTCCCCGTACCTCGCGGTTACCCTGGAACTTGACCGCCGCCTGGCCAAGGCCCCCCCCTTTGAGCC from Citrifermentans bremense harbors:
- a CDS encoding ABC transporter substrate-binding protein, with amino-acid sequence MKKGIFLTMMLMMAAPAAQAAEPAGRVIKIGMVNDQTGANKGSGRGMKVGVEAYFKAVNEKGGVNGRKLELVAVDDQMVTDKTIDGLLNLIEKQKVFAVVGSVGTSNCVASLPVVKEYKLPYINPRTGASELRKPVLKEVIHIRASYQQEVDKIVDQLVQQGAKRFSVFYQNDGLGTDILTSTENAVKRHGLSVVSKGSFERRTVAVTAGLASIMAGKPDAIIVGAVYQPGAEFIKLARKEGVTAHLASGSFAGGYNLVKAAGPAAEGIIMTQVVPELDDLSLPITKECREAIAKSPEDVGFNTVSMEGCMAAKSIVMALEKAGNPPTQAAFLDAYESMKGADMGGIKLSFSPGDHQGQDNVFLQVVKDSKLVSLKAK
- a CDS encoding response regulator, producing MKRRILLVEDNARLAGMLQTFLESLGHEVRSLADAEGALLLLGQEKIDLLVLDLKLGAMNGVELLQRVRRNPELKELPVIIMTGVFRGEGYARAAAKLGVKAYLEKPFGKEAFLEAVKGALAPPPVKRELFSMLLDLYHNGKSGVLQLGGGTRVVLLAGEPASFSSPRFVPFLVAEGHLLRSDLEKYPLSRPGKLPLCEAGLLSYDELQEQSRLFLSRILIEAVLQNQPPQFLPDLGAIEPPLTPLCLPRLLHQAAKQGSDRFAAGSFLEKAAPLYPLRTQQYYRLANLLGLGPEEIGILEQLGQGKKVREIFVPGGTARQAWFLDFLVRMGMVNLALEPGEDLDTGFPQKMLFNRPIEEVVEVEVQAMSFDDLVDEVSDSIDLAVGDTGMAAPLSASEIDFEQEVQRDYAAIQNKNYYEIFGLTQGNFSFASLKDSYFSKTRQYSPEKFMQLSGDTLSRAQDVLSHYANAYNTLSSVIAKERYDEMLNANVIGLAGRQDDALQARIQFQSGKVFLEMEDYNNAERALQDAYTLDAQDSQTSAYLAWSIYKNPANHGSQVALEKCRMLLSKSLQMGRSAEAFAFRGWMLLDEGRDGLAEGEFQKALKLNPQEQHALGGMRLIRERREAEKKGLFKRIFG
- the mltG gene encoding endolytic transglycosylase MltG → MLLVTVVLLPASRFALFLSLPAGDGRRAEIVELGKGRPLRAVAQELERRGILSSGRLFTLYARLMGGDSRVKAGFYLFDDGMRPGRILSMMLTGEIYQRLFALPQGYSSFQAAEMLEKRGIFTKEKFLAACRDGAMLSELGIQAPSAEGYLFPGSYNILPGKTEQEVVREMILRQQKYLKDEVRDRLKVRGLTENELLTLASMVEKEAVLPAEKPLIAAVFQNRLKLGMRLQSDPTALYGVRAFAGKVSRDDIMKQTPYNTYQIPALPPGPIGNPGKDAIEAVLDPPTVPYLYFVGRGDGSHQFSRDLASHNYAVNKYLKAPAAAQRGTR